The sequence below is a genomic window from Venturia canescens isolate UGA chromosome 9, ASM1945775v1, whole genome shotgun sequence.
aaaacatacctggacattgaaaactacggagccgttgatctagacctcgaaaagcatgaaaaaacataccagcacgacgaaagccatggagaaatatacctagccatcgaaaaccatggagctgtcgacgtagacatcgaaaacaatggaaccgtcgacctagaccatgaaaaccatggagaaccataaccaaacgtcgaaaactatggaaatgttgacctagcatcaaaagccatgacggaatatacctggaccacgaaaaccatgaaggaacatacgtagacatttaaaactatgaagaaatatacctggacatccaaaaccatggaggaatatacctagacattgaaaaatatgtagacacatacctagacatcgaaaagtatggagtcatcgacctagatcgcggaaatgatgaagaaatatacctagagaacaaaaactatggaaactcagacctagccatcgaaaactgtggaaccatcaacttagaccacgaaaaccatggagaaacatacccagacatcgaaaaccatggaggaatatacctgaaccacgaaaaccatgatgaaacatgcctagacattgaaaaccatggaggaatatacctggaccacgaaaaccatgaaggaacatggttttcgtggtccttcatacttggtcattgaaaactgtagagccgtcgacctcgactgcgaaaaccatgaagaaacatacctagaccacgaaaaccatggaagaatctacgtagaccacgaaaaccatagaaaaacatatccagacatcgaaaaccctggaggaatatacctgaaccacgaaaaccatggaggaatctacctagaccacgaaaactatggaggaatctacctagaccacgaaaaccatggagcaatgtacctagaccacgaaaaccatggacaaacatatccatacatcgaaaaccatggaggaatatacctggaccacgaaaaccatgaaggaacatgtccagacattcaaaaccatgaaagaatatacctagtcatcaaaacccatggaggaattatcctagaccacgaaaaccatggagaagcatacttggacatcgaaaactgaggagccgtcgacctcgaccgcgaaaaccatgattaaacatgcctagacattgaaaatcatggaggaatatacctagacatcgaaacccatggaggaattatcctcgaccacgaaaacccgagagaaacatacctggacatcgaaaactgtggagccgtcgacctcgactacgaacaccatgaagaaacatacctagaccacgaaaaccatggaggaatctacctataccgagataaccatggaggaatatacctggatgacgaaaaccatgaaggaacatgcctagacattgaaaccatgaacaaacgtacctagaccacgaaaaccatggaggattgtacctagaccacgaaaaccatggaggaatatacctggaccacgaaaaccatgaaggaaaacgtctagacattgaaaaccatgaaggaaaatacctagacatcaaaacccatggagaaattatcctagaccacgaaaatcatggagaaacatacctagacatcgaaaactgtggaaccgtcgacctcgaccgcgaaaaccatcaagagacatacttagaccacgaaaaccatggaggaatataccttagacatcaagaactatggagaaatacacctgcacatcagaaaccatagaggaatatacctagacatcgaaacccatagaggaattatccgagaccacgaaaaccatggagaaacatacctggacatcgaaacctgtggagccgtcaacctcgatcgcgaaaaccatggaggaatatacctagacatcaagaactatagagaaatacacgtggacatgaaaaactatggagaaatacactcgcacatcagaaaccatggaggaatatacctagacatcgaaatccatggaggaattatccgaaaccatgaaaaccatgaagaaacatacctggacatcgaaaactaaggagccgtcgacccagacctcggtaaccatgaaaaaacatacctagacgacgaaagccatggaggaatatatctggacataaaaaactatggagtcgtccacctagaaatcgaaaatcgcgatagaatgtacctaaacctagtcctccaaaacccatgagctatcgccctagacatcctcgaaaaatccagcggcgtcgaccagaattttatatttttttatttttattatttattatttaatgttattcgtattattcaatttttttattttattataatattatcattttacattatatattgtataatataatatatatattatattatatattaattataataaaatatttattataataatattttattattaattaatattaataaataaaatatatattatataattatatacatattttatgcgcaaaccaggagctggtattgcccccgctgtgcgcccattctctgtctctctcgctcggcgacgcagaaggagagggggtagccgcgttcagcgtagtgcgttccgtagagtgtgacaaaagtaagaaatcgtgcaaaggacgtaagtccaaatgtaaacaagcgtaacttacgcctctctgtctctaagaaaatgaaaatcccgaaatgatggattttaaatccctaacgttacatatctcaggatttactggacggatttacttgcaacaaagaccaatggaaagagaaaaatcgaaaaaaaatcgtcacaaattttcaagttcttttatgaaatggtttatttgtgagagccatttgaaaattctgtgacgtcataaaaccggcatattcgcgtatataagagtagcggcagggctcgcgctggcttttcttttgcgctgcagtttttccttttaatacttggcgtcgagccgctaccgcgtctcttgatacttACCTACCATCAATCAATAATATCCATAGGAATCGAATCTCGAGGGAGTAgcatttaacaattaaatggtttcttatctatcttaattatatttcatctattttatttcagtctttttCAAGTTTACTGCTATTTTCCTAAGAAAAAGAGTTTAAAGATAAATTATGTTCTGAAAATGCACATCTGTTTTACAATGGTGTTTctttctaacatttattttttttctcgacttcattttattttcaatacgctATATGATTTTTaagtcgggagtttttttaatgtttttttaaaacatttttttaaagtttacttctattttctcgacttcagtttattttcattcaatacgCAATACGGttttttcagtcgggagtttttttaatgtttttaaacatttcgtttaaagatttttaaatatttcgttttgacgtagttagtggtagtagagttgttgcctctacgcattctgattggctcaacgatgtcggctcctccatctgctaggccgaccgcgggtgaggctcaagtgttaagCCGCGTACACACTTGAGCGCGAATGCGAATGAGGCAGGCCGAAGCCGTAACGAACGTTCCGCGCCGAGGAATAATAATTTTGCCCGAAGACATACGCGGCAAACTGAGGCAACTGTTCGGAAACGCTCCAGTGCATTTGGGCCATTCGAAAATGGAGGACACAAACGTTGCAGTTGCTTGTGCAAGTTTTatcacaatttattcatttttgaaaaaaaataaaaaagtgaaaaataaaagacgtTGGTGGTCATTTCAGCTAtatctgaaaagaaaaacagaaatGACGACCTCGATGTTGAAAGATCTCcgagttgaagaaaaaagtggtcAATTTAAAAACTTCACAAGAATGTCAAACAgtgattttaattttattttaaatttcatcaaagagAAGATATCAAAAAACGACACAGTTTTCCGTAAAGCAGTCTCACCTGAAGAAAGATTAGCTGTAACTTTACGATTTCTTGCAACAGGTGATTCCTTCACAAGTTTGCAATATCTATTTAAAATTTCCAAACAACTAATATCGAAAATAATACCAGACGTGTGCCGAGCAATAATTGATTGTCTGAAGGATTACATGAAGGTACGTGAAAATGTAACAAATATTAATAGCTGTcatgaacatttttattggtagtatatttataaaatacaagaatatcgatataaaaatattgtagtGATTTCTTTATTGCGTATCATTGGATGAATCTGAAAGttgttgaaaataattacatAAAGAGGGCGAATTGTTTTTTTGGGGAGATGGATATGGTGAATTTAGCTGACTCATTGGAGTGGATGATCGAGAGCTATCAGTGTCAAATGTTTGTGGAGTAAGTGGACGTAATGTCTCCTGttgaaaattggacaaatgCAGGGAGGGTTGATTATAATTTGTTGACATTGGTGCTCGATAAAATTGGTCGCTATAACCAAATTGTGCCTGATTTTGGTTATGTGGAGCAACTGATTGATAAGCATTTCTCTGAGAGGAATGGATCGGAAAAGAAGATTGCACGAGTGGAGTTTCCGGATGCTGAAATGCATTCATTTCCAATTCGAAAACAACATTGCTAATTCGATGTTGTGCAACGGCGCGACTACGGGCGTCAAACGTGCGCAATTTATCTGCAATGTATTCTCCAAAAAGACTATATTGatcttttttttgcttcgcaGCTACAGTTGCTTCTTCGAGATACCCAAAAGCTTTTGCAATTCTCGGgtcttcttcattttttttccgttttattGCAAGCTTTTTTGGAGACTTGAActcttttttatcttctttatCCGACATCTCATTCTCGTTGCCTAGTGTATGTTCATCAAGTACTTCTTCAAAGTATTGATTTTGTCcaatttctgtttcttctcTGAATGTCTCATTTCGTGATTCATTGCTAGAATCTTCTTCTTCGTTAAACGGTGTTGGTACATTCTGTGTAAAAAAAGAGTGACTGTATAAGTAAATGGATATTCTTAGTTTTCTGAAATTATTGAACATTTATGTAGAGCAAATGTGTTATAGCATGATTGGTagttatttcattattattgaaatatttttttgcagaTGCCGTCAACTGCTGATGAATGGAAAAGCATTGCCGATACatttgacgaaaaatggaattttccaaattgtaTGGGAGCTGTTGACGGAAAGCACATTATTTTACAAGCTCCAATAAATAGTGCAAGCGAATTCTATAACTATAAATCTCAATTCAGCATTGTTTTAATGGCGGTAGTAGATGctgattataattttatattcgTTAATGTTGGCGCTCAGGGACGTATTTCAGGTGGAGGTGTTTTCAGAAATTGTGAATTATTCAAAGaattagaaaaaggaaatttaAATTTCCCTAAGCCTTCAGCTTTAtatgggagaaaaataaaagttcccTGCGTCTTATTAGGAGATGCAGCCTTTCCTCTTCATGAGCATATAATGAAGCCCTACTCAGGCACTCATCCAATAGGATCTCCAAAACGAATCTTCAATTACCGTTTATCGAGAGCACGTCGTGTAGTAGAAAATGCCTTTGGCATTGCTGCTAGTGTGTTTAGAGTTTTGAGAAAACCAATGTTGTTACAGCCAGAAAAAGCGGAACTGATTGTGATGACAGTTGTCAGCTTACATAATTTTTTACGCAGAAGTCAAACCTCAAGAAATATCTATACACCCATTGGATTTACAGACATTATTCAGAATGGAGAAATAATAACTGGATGCTGGCGAAATGATCAACAGGGAATGTTATCTCTTCTTCCGATACAAAATGTACCTCGAAGAACAAAACGATTTCCACAACAAATACGAGAGGAGTTTACGGAATATTTTTGTACTTGTGGTAGTTTGCCATGGCAGAATAATTACACTTAAAATCGaattaaatattcgaaattttcttaaaCTTTTGAATTGTTTCTAACTTTACTACTTACGCTCAAAGTCTTCCGAACCTCGTCCTTATCttccaaaaaatgtaaatgttCGAACCCAAACCATTTGGACATGTAAACCTCATTTCGTCCTGCAATTATAAATATACTTTACGAAATTATTCTCATTGTTTTGGAatttctccttctttcttaCCTTTTCCTGTTCCAACACTTTTCTTCATTCGTGTTTTCTCTCGTCTGTAGGAACCTTTCAggctctcaattttttttttcacctcattAATAtcgtttccaaatttttcagaaacttCCCTCCAGGCGTCTTCTTTtcgtattttattataataaaaaagattTCGAGGATTCCACAAAACTTCTCTATTTCTGTATTCGCCAATCAACTTTATAAAAGTTTCTTGATCCCACTCCATTTCGAAGAAAGAAATAAGGCACTAAAAAAGTAGGTAAGTTGCACTTAAATATGGAAAGAAATGATTCAACTTTGTTACTATGTTACGCCATTATTAGTCAATTCGAAAGATTACAGTAAAACAGATTGAAATAGCCACATTTGTATACAAATAAGAATAACGCGCGATgcgagtacaaggaaaaaaaaataaattaaatttgtaTGATAAAATGATTACGTACGAGTAAACGAGTAAATAAATACGTACAGTTTCTTATTGCTAAATTCCTTTTAGTATTTAGGAATTAGAAATACCGTAGTGTTTTTTGATGCTCCGTTCACGGACAATTAATGCGCGTATATAAACAAACACGTCCAGACTGAGCACGAATTTCTTTGTCCgatccttcttcttcttcttcttctttcgttcTGTGCTGGCTCCGGCCTCTACTTCAGAGAGTTTGAGACCATACGGCCATGTTTGTGTAGTTCCTTATAGGTTAAAGGCAGAGATCAGAGGCGCCGAGCGCGAATTTTAAATGGAGTGTGTAGAATCTTGTAGTTATAGGTCAGATTTTAATTTCGATACTTTTGAGGAAGCGGACTATGTGGGAGAGTAGCTTGGCCGAAGGATCGGCGATTAAAGATTCAATATTGTGAGGCGGAAAAATTTTAAGAGTGCTGAGGGCTTGAAGGAAGGGTTGTCGTTGTCGTTCGAAACGGGGGCAAGCCCAGAAAACGTGGTTTAAATCCTCCGTATCCTGGCCGCAAAGGCAAGAGGGGGATTGAGTGAGGTTTTTCCGAAATAGACTGGCTTGGAGGTTGTAGTGATTTGTGCGCATCCTGGTGATGGTAATGATGGAGTCGCGGTTGAGGTGCATGTGTTTAGAGAACCAAGGTTTGTTTTGACCAttataaaaatacttgaagTATAGAGTTCCTTTGAATGTACCAGTGTAAGAAAGTAATTGATGAGAAGATTCTATGCACTTTTTTTtgacaaggggaaaaaagtCGGAGGCTGGGAGGCGAACTTCGAGAGGTTCACCGTTCGAGATCGCTGATTTGGCCAGAAGATCAGCCTTTTCGTTGCCTGTTATGCCCATGTGGGCGGGAATCCAGACGAGAGTGATGCATAGGTTTAGTTCGAGAGCTTTGTGGAAAGCGAGGAGAATTTCGATGATAATTGAAGAGGTCTTTCGGAGTGGAGTACCTGGTGAGATTGATAGCAGGGAGCTCAGTGAGTCCGTGAATATGTGAGATTTACTAATATTATTGGCGATGATAAACTTGATGGTTTGGAGGATGGCGAGGGCTTCCGCTGAAAATATGGATGCATTGgaggaaattttgaattttttcgatagtcTCAGGCGAGGGCAATAAATGGAGAAGCCTACGTTGTTGCTTGGGCCAGATTTAGAGCCATCGGTATAAAAGTAAATCGAGTCGGTGGGAGAGAAGATCGAGAGAAACTCAGCGCGAGGGGATTCAGATATTTTTATGGCGGCACCGGTGTCGATATCGATTGTAGAAGGGGGGagggaagaggaagaagggaTAGAGTAGATAGGAAGGAAGGGAGAAGATTCGATGGAGGATTTGAGATGGAGGAGTCGTCTATATGAAGCAATAATTGGAACGTGAGAGATGTTTCCTGTCTCTTGCTGCAGTCTCAGAGAAGTCATGATGTGATCTAGATAAGTGAGAAGAGGGTGGTTAGAGTGAGCGAGTGACCTGAGAAAGTATTTGTCGCATAGGAATTGGAGGCGGTGATGGAGGAAGGGCTCGTTTGATTCCGCTAAGACAACATTGTTTGGAGTAGAATTGCGAAGTCCTAAACTAATtgtgagttacgtgcagcactaaaatttatgatatcaatcgaaggacaagtaatttatgagtaactccaaatttcaacattatggaattgttctaagaagcttttaaatccaaaaaaatcacatgcaagctagtcatttcttactctatggtggcagagacttataagaaaatcgattctttttagactttcaggagcttctgatattattcacaatattcgacgtcgattggattgatacaaattatgtttgaatataagttaaaagtacttgtccggcccatcactttccattaaaattgtttattcaaatataaatcagggcttttcaaGAACTGATGCagtacaaatattcatgcagagggaattatgagagttatcttcaagtaattttcctttaattgcactaatttaataagaatggaaatgaACTGCCCTATAAAATACAAggaatgttattgtgcatcgataaataaaaaacattttgcacgttaaatatgttcaagcttccaaaattactccccagtttgtattgcaatgACGGCAACTTTTACTTCTcaattcttccagcgaacgaatttcattcggtataactaacctatatactattattaagaacattaaactaataataaaacgcattccaataatttatttaccggattctgccgtacaatttcgtttttttatgattgattttcatttgaatgaatagtgatgggccggacaagtacttttaacttatattcaaacataatttgtatcgatccaatcgacgtcgaatattgtgaataataccagaggctCCTgagagtctgaaaagaatcgatttcctAATAAgtttctgccaccatagagtaagaaatgactagcttgcatgtgatttctttgaattcaaaagcttcttagaacaattccataatgttgaaatttggagttacccataaattacttgtccttctattgatatcatacacttagtgctgcacgtaactcaagtggtaacttttttcaatttatcaaaaaatacttggcctcgaattgatataataaattttaatgctgtacgtaaattagatggaattttttaaaattgatttagctgttcgaaacaaataagaagaatgaggcatcggtttccataatgatttcaagcgcgatttttcggttttatattttttacttgttatttgattctttgaacactttaaaaaatagatacagattactttttttaaaagataatgttttttcaagatttgtgaaatttttttcggattgttttgtatttttttttaaataaatttttttacaatgttttgaataaattttttttaaagttttttttatggatggaattatcagcaaacgagggaccataaatgtacttgtcccaaccttttttccctaggggaagtttatggtttgatatcacgtcttttttctcaaaatttccttatttatgttcagttgactataggattttagtttaaatttctatgaattatttatgattttcgtcttataacgttggttttcacgaaaaaagacctatttatcgtaaaaattgaactggaaatatttcgtcacaggtctgttcttggactttggcaattttttttttcgtactctaatatattttgtcaattaggaacccaagagcacggtcgcaagcgggttggaggccgggatatgattttcagcttataacgttggtttccacgaaaaaagacctatttttcgtcaaaattgtactgaaactATTtcatcacaggtctgttcttggactttggtaattttttttcttgtactctaatatattttgtcaattaggaacccaaaagcacggtcgcaagcgggttggagggcgggatatgattttcagcttataacgttggtttccacgaaaaaaagacctatattgcgtaaaaattgtactggaaatatttcgtcacaggtctgttcttggactttggcgattttttctcttgtactctagtatgttttgtcaatggggaaccaaagagcacggtcgcaagagggttggaggccgggatataattttcggcttacaacgttggtttccacgaaaaaagacctatttttcgtaaaaattgtactgaaaatatttcatcacaggtctgttcttggactttggcaattttttttttcgtactctaatatattttgtcaattaggaacccaagagcacggtcgcaagcgggttggaggccgggatatgattttcagcttataacgttggtttccacgaaaaaagatctatttttcgtcaaaattgtactgaaactATTtcatcacaggtctgttcttggactttggcaattttttttcttgtactctaatatattttgtcaattaggaacccaaaagcacggtcgcaagcgggttggagggcgggatatgattttcagcttataacgttggtttccacgaaaaaagacctatttttcgtaaaaattgtactggaaatatttcgtcacaggtctgttcttggactttggcgattttttctcttgtacTCTAGTTTGTTTTGTCAAtggggaaccaaagagcacggtcgaaagcgggttgtaggccgggatatgattttcagcttataacgttggtttccacgaaaaaagacctatttttcgtgaaatttgatGGGAAAAATTATCGCCATGGATCTATTCTtagactttggtgatttttacCAAGAAAGAAGGGATGTAGAGacttttttaatcgaacagATATTTTTGAtcctttttctccaaaactcaAGTGAAAgttagatcaaattcaagacacaaaaaatccaacagaactgacgatatttaaatttcgcttttgcattttgaatctagacattttcatgTCATCTAAAACGTGCTCcccatgaaatatatttccaaagtttgcaagtgaccgctgagatccaattatctacagtttgatagttgccgaaaaacgtcacccggaaacattttttatgtcagaactcaaagagcaaaaaaaactgagcgtacttaattcaacagagcaatgggattcaaagacgtttaacgtacctgcattggttgtggaggtaaacagtttcatttcaggattatttagaaataaatttagaagttcagaaatttagcatagaatttataaAATGGAGAATTAAGTtcattagtaaagctgaagacttttgtgatgaatttttgagataacatgttacggttggagtaaaaaattttaatgattggcacacatgctgcgacacaaaaatatgaaagtttggaggtattcgcttcataccgcagtaatacaaacttcaatagtatttaaaaagaaatactttaaaacttactaaatcaagttctattactcattctcataatcaaagatacggggtgatacttaacacacatatttatgcacagaaatttcagagttcgcaggtatctgctgcgattcaatgtatctgcgcaatgagcttcgaagacagcaatttcaaatctatccataaatgagcaactgaagacttttataatcaattttttacttcatatagatgttacagttagagtcaaaatgtaaaatgaatggcacagtatttaaattgtatagtttacagatttttgcagtattttaatgatccgaatctacagcattataatgaaaagttgttaaaagtcatgatgttacattaaaatgacatagcgcacatagcattcagaaattctgtaggtttccatgatgttgacaggcattatacttaattccatccaaaactgagcaactgtaggcttatcgtaatgaatgttttcaccaataattccacatttgcagtttgcacaATAGGAATCATACTCAatatacacgtcatttcataagtattgttgtctaCATTTGTGTTTGTCTACCGCATTCCgtagattcaacttttcatattatcagcaaaaaaagcatccaaagactttttggaacaagtttcaaaatttattactcgacagaccaggtggaaaaagaataactacacttatatcaggaccagaaactgttttgagaatctgatgtacaaaatgtgcgattgatgatcatagttggaatcctcttgaatcacgttaccacgatcagcatgaagaaatagtagaaaatcataggacacatattaggcaacgaattaataatatgtattaATCTGCTGCagaccgatggagtgaaaaggatcggaaagagcagagccaaactcaataggaagcaaaatattggaatattcaaaaataatgatgacacaagaaataaattagaaaacatttatgcaattggagtttctcacattatacattAACAGTTgagtgtgtttttgttttattaattatcaaccataatatttcagatcgcaaaaagaaaatttgacgttataggttgacgaacgtttttcctcacaacttccagacctatttttgataaactgatttgccttatttatattattcactaactatgcgaacgtttgttacatttgtcccgcacttcgtaacgtcaaaccccggccggttcgttaccacacagctatcaaagggaactcgtatatataaactacattattacacatgatcaagagacgcggtagcggctcgacgccaagtattaaaaggaaaaatagcagcgcgtaaagaaaaagccagcgcgagccctgccgcactcttatatacgcgaatatgccgatttttgacgtcacagagttttcaaacggcgcttgcggacaaaccatattatttatatataatcacgcaactgacgatatatttacactggacaatattccgcgtactctggtttaatcgaaagattatttcagttgacacttattttcaatcgaacgaaataatgaaatcttgaaaagtttcgttgacatatgcatcgcggatcgtttatattctttttcacacacagatcacagactacatttacgcggccgcttttatactggtttagtatactacaagttttaacaaattgaatattaatatGCACTTCATTAGATgatgcgaaaatta
It includes:
- the LOC122416422 gene encoding uncharacterized protein isoform X2, with translation MEWDQETFIKLIGEYRNREVLWNPRNLFYYNKIRKEDAWREVSEKFGNDINEVKKKIESLKGSYRREKTRMKKSVGTGKGRNEVYMSKWFGFEHLHFLEDKDEVRKTLSNVPTPFNEEEDSSNESRNETFREETEIGQNQYFEEVLDEHTLGNENEMSDKEDKKEFKSPKKLAIKRKKNEEDPRIAKAFGYLEEATVAAKQKKDQYSLFGEYIADKLRTFDARSRAVAQHRISNVVFELEMNAFQHPETPLVQSSFPIHSSQRNAYQSVAPHNQNQAQFGYSDQFYRAPMSTNYNQPSLHLSNFQHSNESAKFTISISPKKQFALFM
- the LOC122416422 gene encoding uncharacterized protein isoform X1 — translated: MEWDQETFIKLIGEYRNREVLWNPRNLFYYNKIRKEDAWREVSEKFGNDINEVKKKIESLKGSYRREKTRMKKSVGTGKGRNEVYMSKWFGFEHLHFLEDKDEVRKTLSNVPTPFNEEEDSSNESRNETFREETEIGQNQYFEEVLDEHTLGNENEMSDKEDKKEFKSPKKLAIKRKKNEEDPRIAKAFGYLEEATVAAKQKKDQYSLFGEYIADKLRTFDARSRAVAQHRISNVVFELEMNAFQHPETPLVQSSFPIHSSQRNAYQSVAPHNQNQAQFGYSDQFYRAPMSTNYNQPSLHLSNFQQETLRPLTPQTFDTDSSRSSTPMSQLNSPYPSPQKNNSPSLCNYFQQLSDSSNDTQ